The DNA segment AATTTCATAGTGAATCGAGGGGGAGCCACAGCTGGCGAGGTTATGGCACTCATCCGACTGGCTCGCGAAAAGGTAGAAAAGGAAACCGGCATCCATCTGGAGTTAGAGGTGGAGCTTCTCGGCAATCACTTTTAGAAGACAGCGCAGAGTAAGCAAGTGATGGGTAGATTCTGGAACGGGTGACCCCATGGCTGCAGTGAACAAAAAAAAGAAACTCCGTGGTAGACAGCCCCGGTGGAGATCTCTGCTGAGACCATTTCTCTATGGCATCTTGATTAGTTTGTCACTCTACGGGCTGAGTATTTTTTGTGTTGCCGGCTACCATATGCTGCTCCGCTGTCCCTGGCTCAGGGTAACCGCGATTCAGGTAGAGGGTTGTCAGCGGGTGGAGTCGGCGGCCATCATCGAACAGGCAAAAATTCCCCCAGGGGTGAATATTCTAGCATTGGACCTGGATGATGTACGACAACGAGTAGCTTCCCACCCCTGGGTGGCGGATGTCTCTGTAATTCGAGAGATTCCCGACAGAGTTCGCATTGTTATTGCTGAGCGCCGGCCTTTCGCCATTGTGCGAACTGGCGACTTCTATCTCATAGACAGCAGCGGTTACTGTTTTGCCAAGGTTGAGGTAGCCAAATACCCTGGCTTGCCCATTATTTCTGGAATTGATACTGCCCTCATTTCCCGAAGGCGTAGGGTGCCGCCTCGAGTGCTCGCCATGATCAAAGAACTCCATGCTCAGTGTCAGTCAGGGCTGCCCTGGAGATTGATTTCTGAGATTGTGGTCACCAGCAGTGGTGGGCTCAAGCTCTTCACCTTAAAGGATGGCATTGCCATAAACCTGGGCAAGGACGATTACGCCCGCAAGATGGTTCGTCTGCAAAGAGTGTTGCAGTACCTGGAAGAGCAGCATATTCCCTGTCGCCTGCGGGCTATTGATCTTGCCTATCGGGATCGAGTTTTTCTCAGGGGCGATTTTTCTTCAGCCCAAAAACTTCAGCATGAGCGAAAGGGTGTGTGAGCATGGCCAAGAAAAAGGAAGAATTACTCGTGGGGCTCGATATCGGTACCACCAAGATCTGCGCTGTTGTGGGGGAAGCAAGCCAGGAGGGATTGGATATTGTTGGCATAGGCACTCATCCTTCCGAAGGTCTGCGCAAAGGGGTTGTGGTTGACATTGAGAGCACGGTTGATTCCATCAAGCGTGCAGTGGAAGAAGCGGAACTCATGGCAGGTTGCGAGATCAATGCTGTCTATGCTGGTATTGCTGGGGGTCACATCCAGAGTCTCAACAGCCACGGTGTCATAGCTGTAAAAAATCGTGAAGTGACTCAGCAGGACATCGACAGGGTGATTGATGCAGCCAAGGCAGTTTCCATTCCTTTTGACAGAGAGGTAATTCACATCCTGCCGCAGGAATATATCATTGACGATCAGGGTGGCATTCATAATCCGCTTGGCATGTCTGGTGTGCGTCTGGAGGCCAAGGTC comes from the Deltaproteobacteria bacterium genome and includes:
- a CDS encoding FtsQ-type POTRA domain-containing protein — translated: MAAVNKKKKLRGRQPRWRSLLRPFLYGILISLSLYGLSIFCVAGYHMLLRCPWLRVTAIQVEGCQRVESAAIIEQAKIPPGVNILALDLDDVRQRVASHPWVADVSVIREIPDRVRIVIAERRPFAIVRTGDFYLIDSSGYCFAKVEVAKYPGLPIISGIDTALISRRRRVPPRVLAMIKELHAQCQSGLPWRLISEIVVTSSGGLKLFTLKDGIAINLGKDDYARKMVRLQRVLQYLEEQHIPCRLRAIDLAYRDRVFLRGDFSSAQKLQHERKGV